A window of Synechococcales cyanobacterium CNB contains these coding sequences:
- a CDS encoding UDP-N-acetylmuramoyl-L-alanyl-D-glutamate--2,6-diaminopimelate ligase, which produces MQGPAQPGTDRGRESMNLVRLIEGTGIRAAGACAGVAIRAVTEDSRQVRPGGLFIARPGTRADGRAFIADAVARGAAAVLADPTVDTGAMPPGATLLVADDVPLAAARLAERFHGDPSTRLTLIGVTGTNGKTTIAHLVQQLLIGAGMPCGLIGTVFTDDGSGPRVSTLTTPAAIDISASLARMVANGCRAAVMEVSSHALDQRRTAGLRFAAAVFTNLTGDHQDYHGSMDNYAEAKARLFDALPPNATAIVNADDPWHERMIRSCAAGVVRCREWKMAKGQESQRAKEERVTAAEVMVLTTVSSGMRLRIGGAWGRIESLVPLVGRHNAMNVLQAVAAAHAACAIPGESIARSLTTLRPPPGRLEPAHRPGDGVRVLIDYAHTDDALRNALRAVRPLVDASRGERLWIVFGCGGDRDRTKRPRMGAAAAELADAVVVTSDNPRREQPDAIIAEVMSGIEGGVSDRVLVEPDRRRAIALAVQRAATGDWIVIAGKGHETYQLLPDGAGGVRRIDFDDLLVAREELQRRKAEEERAA; this is translated from the coding sequence ATGCAGGGCCCAGCCCAGCCCGGAACGGATCGTGGACGCGAGAGCATGAACCTGGTCAGACTTATCGAAGGGACGGGCATCCGCGCGGCGGGCGCGTGCGCCGGCGTCGCGATCCGTGCCGTCACAGAGGACTCGCGCCAAGTCCGGCCCGGCGGCCTGTTCATCGCCCGCCCCGGCACGCGCGCCGACGGCCGGGCGTTCATCGCGGACGCCGTCGCGCGCGGCGCGGCCGCCGTGCTTGCCGACCCAACCGTCGACACCGGCGCTATGCCGCCCGGCGCGACGCTGCTTGTCGCCGACGACGTACCCCTCGCCGCGGCCCGCCTCGCCGAGCGCTTCCACGGCGATCCGTCCACGCGCCTCACCCTCATCGGCGTTACCGGCACGAACGGCAAGACGACCATCGCCCACCTCGTGCAGCAACTCCTCATCGGGGCGGGCATGCCGTGCGGTCTGATCGGCACCGTCTTCACCGACGATGGCTCCGGCCCGCGAGTGTCCACGCTCACCACGCCCGCGGCCATCGACATCAGTGCGTCGCTCGCCCGAATGGTGGCGAACGGATGCCGCGCCGCCGTCATGGAGGTTTCCAGCCACGCCCTCGACCAGCGCCGCACAGCGGGACTTCGTTTCGCCGCCGCAGTCTTTACGAATCTCACCGGCGACCACCAGGACTACCACGGTTCGATGGACAACTACGCGGAAGCCAAGGCACGCCTCTTCGACGCGCTGCCGCCGAACGCCACCGCCATCGTCAACGCCGACGATCCGTGGCACGAGCGCATGATCCGATCGTGCGCGGCGGGTGTGGTGCGGTGCCGGGAGTGGAAGATGGCCAAAGGACAAGAGAGCCAAAGGGCCAAAGAGGAGAGGGTTACCGCGGCGGAAGTCATGGTCCTGACGACGGTGTCCTCGGGCATGAGGCTCCGCATCGGCGGGGCGTGGGGCCGGATCGAGAGCCTCGTCCCGCTTGTCGGCAGGCACAACGCCATGAACGTCCTGCAGGCGGTGGCCGCGGCACACGCGGCCTGCGCAATCCCCGGCGAGTCGATCGCCCGCTCTCTCACCACGCTCCGCCCGCCCCCCGGCAGGCTCGAACCCGCCCACCGGCCCGGCGACGGCGTGCGCGTCCTCATTGACTACGCCCACACCGACGATGCCCTGCGCAACGCCCTGCGCGCCGTGCGCCCGCTCGTCGATGCCTCGCGCGGCGAACGCCTCTGGATCGTCTTCGGGTGCGGGGGCGACCGCGACCGCACGAAGCGTCCGCGCATGGGCGCGGCCGCCGCGGAACTGGCCGACGCCGTCGTCGTCACCAGCGACAACCCGCGCCGCGAGCAGCCCGATGCCATCATCGCTGAGGTCATGTCGGGAATAGAGGGGGGGGTGTCGGACCGCGTGCTCGTCGAGCCTGACCGCCGTCGCGCCATCGCCCTCGCTGTTCAGCGGGCCGCCACCGGCGACTGGATCGTCATCGCGGGCAAGGGGCACGAGACCTACCAACTCCTCCCCGACGGCGCGGGGGGCGTGCGTCGCATCGACTTCGACGACCTGCTGGTGGCGCGGGAAGAGTTGCAGAGGCGGAAGGCCGAAGAGGAGAGAGCGGCGTGA
- a CDS encoding UDP-N-acetylmuramoyl-tripeptide--D-alanyl-D-alanine ligase, protein MSNDRFWTAERVQAAVGGEWLVRPTAATAPFGASIDTRTLRRGEVFFALRGERTDGHRFVGAAAAAGASIAVVEDASCTPAADLPPGFAVLRVPDAAGALLRLGAERRRAFDGVRIVAVTGSNGKTTTTQLVRAALEGGGLRGSASVKSYNNALGVPLTLLGVREGDRFVVCEVGTNSPGEIATLAAALRPDVAVITSIGRAHVEAFGSVARIAEEKFDLARVIPPGGLLVWNADAPCLPGLVATLRGVRTVGIGTGATPDLGVVDIVERECGVEFCVRERDASTTGHGKTPPPGTEAPHPVTRAPSRNQERSRFCLPLLGRHNAANAAFAIAVAREFGVPDGAVREALARFAAPGMRLERRCIAGITVLNDAYNANPDSMLAGLSAFGGASVGAARRVVVLGEMLELGAASADAHREVARAAARVADAAVFVGSRAADMAAAWRDAGGGGTPAEIPALDNGGASAVASLLRPGDAVLLKASRRIGLERVVEALAAAHADTR, encoded by the coding sequence GTGAGCAACGATCGCTTCTGGACGGCCGAGCGCGTCCAAGCCGCGGTCGGCGGCGAGTGGCTCGTTCGCCCGACCGCCGCCACCGCGCCGTTCGGAGCGTCCATCGACACGCGCACGCTGCGGCGGGGCGAGGTCTTCTTCGCCCTGCGCGGCGAGCGTACCGACGGGCACCGCTTTGTCGGCGCGGCCGCCGCCGCGGGCGCATCCATCGCCGTCGTCGAGGACGCCTCGTGCACCCCCGCCGCCGACCTGCCGCCGGGCTTCGCCGTCCTGCGCGTCCCGGACGCGGCGGGCGCGCTCCTCCGGCTCGGCGCGGAGCGACGCCGCGCGTTCGACGGCGTGCGCATCGTCGCCGTCACCGGCTCGAACGGCAAGACCACGACCACGCAGCTCGTCCGGGCCGCGCTCGAAGGGGGGGGGCTGCGAGGCTCGGCCTCTGTCAAGTCCTACAACAACGCACTCGGCGTCCCGCTCACACTCCTCGGCGTACGTGAGGGCGACCGCTTCGTCGTCTGCGAGGTCGGCACGAACTCGCCGGGCGAGATCGCCACGCTCGCCGCTGCGCTGCGCCCCGACGTGGCCGTCATCACAAGCATCGGCCGCGCCCACGTCGAGGCCTTCGGCTCCGTCGCCCGCATCGCCGAGGAGAAGTTCGACCTCGCCCGCGTCATTCCCCCCGGAGGCCTGCTCGTCTGGAACGCCGATGCCCCCTGCCTGCCCGGCCTCGTCGCCACGCTGCGGGGCGTGCGCACCGTCGGCATCGGAACCGGCGCGACTCCCGACCTCGGCGTCGTTGACATCGTGGAGCGCGAGTGTGGTGTCGAGTTCTGTGTTCGAGAACGCGATGCGAGCACAACGGGGCATGGAAAGACCCCGCCCCCAGGAACAGAGGCACCGCACCCGGTAACCCGGGCACCTTCTCGAAATCAGGAGCGATCACGCTTCTGCCTCCCGCTCCTCGGCCGCCATAACGCCGCGAACGCCGCGTTCGCCATCGCGGTCGCACGCGAGTTCGGCGTTCCGGATGGGGCTGTCCGCGAGGCTCTCGCCCGCTTCGCCGCACCGGGCATGAGGCTCGAACGCCGGTGCATCGCAGGCATCACCGTCCTCAACGACGCCTACAACGCCAACCCCGATTCCATGCTTGCCGGTCTCTCCGCGTTCGGGGGCGCATCCGTCGGCGCGGCACGGCGCGTCGTTGTCCTCGGCGAGATGCTCGAACTCGGGGCTGCCTCCGCGGACGCCCACCGCGAGGTCGCCCGTGCCGCTGCCCGCGTGGCCGATGCCGCCGTCTTCGTCGGCTCGCGCGCCGCCGACATGGCTGCCGCATGGCGCGACGCCGGAGGGGGGGGAACTCCGGCGGAAATCCCCGCGCTCGACAACGGCGGCGCGAGCGCGGTAGCCTCGCTCCTGAGGCCCGGCGACGCCGTTCTCCTCAAGGCCTCGCGCCGGATCGGCTTGGAGCGGGTCGTCGAGGCCCTCGCCGCCGCGCACGCCGACACACGCTGA
- a CDS encoding phospho-N-acetylmuramoyl-pentapeptide-transferase — MLYLIFDALRGWLDDLGLYGVFGLLDQVQFRALAGAGLAFAIVLLLGRRVIAALLRLKIGDPGMTDADALRTVSAGKANTPTMGGLLIVGAALVVTLLLADVSTRWVQLAVVVMVWMATLGGVDDWLKLTASRRGVKSRQGLYAWEKLVFQLGCGLVVGYFAYAAGTTGAPVEAAHTVNLPFQKTYDTGTPTRELSSSLIVLTMPAYVLVATLMVAGMSNAVNITDGMDGLAAGISGVVALGSLALALIAGTQSWAQTLLVPYVPGTAELAVVAGALAGACLGFLWFNCSPAQVFMGDTGALCLGGMIGFLAVATRQEFVVLLMCGVCLAEIGSVVIQVGCFKLTGGHPNGKRFFRVAPYHHHLHLGGWTEQQVVVRFWIVTAVLTVIALASIKVR, encoded by the coding sequence ATGCTCTACCTCATCTTCGACGCACTCCGCGGCTGGCTGGACGACCTGGGCCTCTACGGCGTCTTCGGCCTGCTCGATCAGGTGCAGTTCCGCGCGCTCGCCGGCGCCGGCCTCGCCTTTGCCATCGTCCTGCTTCTCGGCCGCCGCGTCATCGCCGCGCTCCTGCGTCTCAAGATCGGCGATCCGGGCATGACCGATGCGGACGCCCTGCGCACCGTGAGCGCGGGCAAGGCCAACACGCCGACCATGGGCGGCCTGCTCATCGTCGGCGCGGCCCTCGTCGTCACGCTCCTCCTCGCCGACGTTTCCACACGCTGGGTCCAACTCGCTGTCGTCGTCATGGTCTGGATGGCCACTCTCGGCGGCGTGGACGACTGGCTCAAACTCACCGCCTCGCGCCGCGGCGTCAAGAGCAGGCAGGGCCTCTACGCCTGGGAAAAACTGGTCTTTCAACTCGGCTGCGGCCTCGTCGTGGGCTACTTCGCCTACGCGGCGGGCACCACCGGCGCGCCCGTCGAGGCCGCCCACACCGTCAACCTCCCCTTCCAGAAGACCTACGACACCGGCACGCCGACGCGCGAACTCTCCTCCTCGCTCATCGTCCTCACCATGCCGGCATACGTTCTCGTCGCCACGCTCATGGTCGCCGGCATGAGCAACGCCGTGAACATCACCGACGGCATGGACGGCCTGGCCGCGGGCATCAGCGGCGTCGTCGCGCTCGGCTCGCTCGCCCTCGCCCTCATCGCCGGCACGCAGAGCTGGGCGCAGACGCTGCTCGTCCCCTATGTCCCCGGCACGGCGGAACTGGCCGTCGTCGCGGGCGCGCTCGCGGGCGCGTGCCTCGGGTTCCTCTGGTTCAACTGCTCGCCCGCCCAGGTCTTCATGGGCGACACCGGTGCGCTCTGCCTCGGCGGCATGATCGGGTTCCTCGCCGTCGCCACACGGCAGGAGTTCGTTGTCCTGCTCATGTGCGGCGTCTGCCTCGCCGAGATCGGGTCCGTCGTCATCCAAGTCGGTTGCTTCAAGCTCACCGGCGGCCACCCCAACGGCAAACGCTTCTTCCGCGTCGCCCCCTACCACCACCACCTCCACCTGGGCGGCTGGACCGAGCAGCAGGTCGTCGTCCGGTTCTGGATCGTCACCGCCGTGCTCACTGTGATCGCGCTCGCATCCATCAAGGTGCGATGA
- the ribB gene encoding 3,4-dihydroxy-2-butanone-4-phosphate synthase produces the protein MIVLTDDEDRENEGDLVLPAQFVSTEAITFMLREARGYLCLSLTEHDCDRLELTAQSPVNTSVRGTPFTVSIDGHPKHGFTTGVSARERARTIRLAIDPASRPDDFVRPGHINPLRSRAGGVLVRTGQTEGSIDLCRLAGLHPSAVIIEIMRDDGEMARLSDLQAFSARHNLKMCSVAQIIEHRLARESLVRRMEPRGGSPIRTSEGEFTLIAYESLVDAVPHVVLAAGGVGTLDASGRPVPIAEPTLVRVHRRHLLGDVFGDPTSSPEGPTGDTLRGAMRLIQREGRGAVVYLRPEGVGDGLAQRLQAIRRPTGPEETPDLTRPGTETVPLHAREIGTGSQILRDLGLSRLRLITNHGTDWPGLDAFGLEVVERVPVRPSTNAHDLAPARPDRP, from the coding sequence ATGATCGTCCTCACCGACGACGAGGACCGCGAGAACGAGGGCGACCTCGTCCTTCCCGCCCAGTTCGTCTCCACCGAGGCCATCACCTTCATGCTCAGAGAGGCCAGGGGCTACCTCTGTCTCTCCCTCACCGAGCACGACTGCGACCGCCTCGAACTCACCGCCCAATCCCCCGTCAATACCTCCGTCCGCGGCACGCCCTTCACCGTCTCCATCGACGGCCATCCCAAGCACGGCTTCACCACCGGCGTCTCCGCACGCGAACGCGCCCGCACCATCCGCCTCGCCATCGACCCCGCCTCGCGCCCGGACGACTTCGTCCGCCCCGGCCACATCAACCCCCTCCGCTCCCGCGCCGGCGGCGTGCTCGTCCGCACCGGCCAGACCGAGGGCAGCATCGACCTCTGCCGGCTCGCCGGGCTGCACCCTTCGGCCGTCATCATCGAGATCATGCGCGATGACGGCGAGATGGCACGCCTCTCCGACCTGCAAGCCTTCTCCGCCCGCCACAACCTCAAGATGTGCTCCGTCGCACAGATCATCGAGCATCGCCTCGCGCGCGAATCACTCGTCCGCAGAATGGAGCCGCGCGGCGGCTCGCCGATCCGCACCAGCGAAGGCGAGTTCACGCTCATCGCTTACGAGAGCCTCGTGGATGCAGTGCCCCACGTCGTCCTCGCGGCGGGCGGCGTCGGCACGCTCGACGCCTCGGGCAGACCCGTTCCCATCGCCGAGCCGACGCTCGTCCGCGTACACCGCCGCCACCTCCTCGGCGACGTCTTCGGCGACCCCACCTCCTCCCCCGAAGGTCCCACCGGCGACACCCTCCGCGGCGCCATGCGCCTCATCCAGCGCGAAGGCCGGGGTGCGGTCGTCTACCTTCGCCCCGAGGGCGTTGGCGACGGCCTCGCACAGCGACTCCAAGCCATCCGCAGACCCACCGGACCCGAAGAAACCCCCGACCTTACCCGCCCCGGTACCGAGACCGTCCCCCTCCACGCCCGTGAGATCGGCACCGGCAGCCAAATCCTCCGCGACCTCGGACTCAGCCGACTCCGGCTCATCACCAACCACGGCACCGACTGGCCTGGACTCGATGCCTTTGGTCTCGAAGTCGTCGAACGCGTCCCCGTCCGCCCCTCGACTAACGCTCACGACTTGGCGCCCGCCCGACCCGACCGGCCCTGA
- a CDS encoding DUF1579 domain-containing protein encodes MGCCFGRTGVVALCAAGIAVAAGLGVGFAGRQAPGAATMRAVSQPEEIDMAQMMEAMKKLATPGKPHEQLAQLAGAWKAEAKFWMGGPEPTVEHGRCEYDVVLGGRFLRSHYKMTFMGEPFEGIGFLGYDNLKREYVSVWFDTMSTAAWIQTGQADEAGTTITIEGVAESPMGESPMRNVWKIESKDRHVLEFLEPDPQNPGEWHVTGVITYTRER; translated from the coding sequence ATGGGCTGCTGTTTTGGAAGAACGGGCGTGGTGGCGTTGTGCGCGGCGGGCATCGCAGTCGCTGCTGGGCTGGGTGTCGGATTCGCGGGCAGGCAGGCACCCGGGGCCGCAACCATGCGCGCGGTCTCGCAGCCGGAAGAGATCGACATGGCCCAGATGATGGAGGCCATGAAGAAACTCGCCACGCCCGGCAAGCCTCACGAGCAACTCGCGCAACTCGCGGGCGCCTGGAAGGCCGAGGCCAAGTTCTGGATGGGCGGCCCGGAGCCGACGGTCGAGCACGGCCGATGCGAGTACGACGTCGTTCTCGGGGGCCGCTTCCTCCGCTCGCACTACAAGATGACCTTCATGGGCGAGCCGTTCGAGGGCATCGGCTTCCTGGGCTACGACAACCTGAAGCGTGAGTACGTCTCCGTCTGGTTCGACACCATGAGCACGGCCGCGTGGATCCAGACCGGCCAAGCCGACGAGGCCGGCACGACGATCACGATCGAGGGCGTTGCCGAATCGCCCATGGGCGAGTCCCCCATGCGCAACGTCTGGAAGATCGAGAGCAAGGACCGCCACGTCCTCGAGTTCCTCGAGCCGGACCCGCAGAACCCGGGCGAGTGGCACGTCACCGGCGTCATCACCTATACGAGGGAGAGGTGA
- a CDS encoding DUF1579 domain-containing protein has translation MDETTKHDISAGMNMLCEHHESFKPFVGTFRAEVKMWMGPGDPMITTGTMTNSLALGGKFLAQDYAGDPTPGPFGNFAGKGFWGYNTVDKRYEGVWIDTACTFMMTEQGRREPDGKTWTMLGSMTNPETGAPMRKKSVIRLRDADHHSMEMLFETPDGQWAKSMHIEYARKR, from the coding sequence TTGGACGAGACGACAAAGCATGACATCTCCGCCGGGATGAACATGCTGTGCGAGCACCACGAGTCCTTCAAGCCCTTCGTCGGAACGTTCCGCGCCGAGGTCAAGATGTGGATGGGGCCGGGCGATCCGATGATCACCACCGGCACGATGACCAACTCGCTCGCCCTCGGCGGCAAGTTCCTCGCCCAGGACTACGCCGGCGACCCCACGCCCGGCCCCTTCGGGAACTTCGCCGGCAAGGGCTTCTGGGGCTACAACACTGTTGACAAACGCTACGAGGGCGTCTGGATCGACACTGCCTGCACCTTCATGATGACCGAGCAGGGACGGCGCGAGCCTGACGGCAAGACCTGGACCATGCTCGGCTCCATGACCAACCCGGAAACCGGCGCGCCCATGCGCAAGAAGTCCGTCATCCGCCTGCGCGACGCCGACCACCACTCCATGGAGATGCTCTTCGAAACCCCCGACGGCCAGTGGGCCAAGAGCATGCACATCGAGTACGCGCGAAAGCGCTGA
- the nusG gene encoding transcription termination/antitermination factor NusG has protein sequence MSEHERTTAEQTTAPAFDGRPNEKADLIPEEEPVRHEGMDWFVLRVASNKENSVRETLLRKVQIEGMTNLVKRILVPTEKTKTIKGGKQKITETKLYPGYVFVEMRLEPDGRIPQDVFFLIKETTGVGDFVGTAGRPTPMKEHEIEKMLRDSRKPDEEPTVKLTFEKGEHVLIKEGPFQSYEGTIDELFPDKGMVRVLVTIFGRQAPIDLEEWQIAKADDR, from the coding sequence ATGTCCGAGCACGAGCGCACGACCGCCGAGCAGACGACCGCCCCAGCCTTCGACGGCCGCCCGAACGAGAAGGCGGACCTGATCCCCGAGGAGGAGCCTGTCCGTCACGAGGGGATGGACTGGTTCGTACTGCGCGTGGCTTCGAACAAGGAGAACTCGGTCCGCGAGACACTGCTCCGCAAGGTGCAGATCGAGGGGATGACGAACCTCGTGAAGCGCATCCTCGTGCCGACCGAGAAAACCAAGACGATCAAGGGCGGGAAGCAGAAGATCACGGAGACGAAACTCTACCCGGGGTACGTGTTCGTGGAGATGCGGCTGGAGCCGGACGGGCGCATCCCGCAGGACGTCTTCTTCCTCATCAAGGAGACGACGGGGGTGGGGGACTTCGTGGGCACGGCCGGTCGGCCGACGCCGATGAAGGAGCACGAGATCGAGAAGATGCTCCGCGACTCGCGCAAGCCGGACGAGGAGCCGACGGTCAAGCTGACGTTCGAGAAGGGCGAGCACGTGCTGATCAAGGAAGGGCCGTTCCAGTCCTACGAAGGGACGATCGACGAACTCTTCCCGGACAAGGGCATGGTGCGCGTGCTGGTGACGATCTTCGGCCGCCAGGCGCCGATCGACCTCGAAGAGTGGCAGATCGCCAAGGCGGACGACCGGTAG
- the secE gene encoding preprotein translocase subunit SecE has product MAIGIYKPGQGYWVRVLTAVGAGVLLLACAAWVWSQAALIKIPAGAWRYTLGPTQGATAAGARLDALAIDPVTAQRASFGEAVVRSIDRLEAGGTLIVEPPVLRDGTSPAAIIAFRGDGGFEASIASVSAVPLFEQLYLQAGMVAVVLLVGMWLIYRFTARSPRAVEFLIATDGEMKKVNWSTRREVIGSTWVVIVACVLIAGFLYVVDQAFAAFFDAVGVLER; this is encoded by the coding sequence ATGGCGATCGGGATCTACAAGCCGGGGCAGGGGTACTGGGTCCGCGTGCTGACGGCCGTTGGTGCGGGCGTGCTGCTGCTCGCGTGCGCGGCATGGGTGTGGAGTCAGGCCGCGCTCATCAAGATTCCGGCCGGCGCGTGGCGCTACACCCTCGGGCCGACGCAGGGGGCGACCGCTGCCGGAGCGCGGCTCGACGCGCTGGCGATCGACCCGGTGACGGCGCAGCGGGCCTCGTTCGGCGAGGCGGTGGTGCGTTCGATCGATCGGCTCGAGGCGGGCGGGACGCTTATCGTCGAGCCGCCCGTGCTGCGCGACGGGACCAGCCCGGCGGCCATCATCGCGTTCCGGGGCGACGGCGGGTTCGAGGCGTCGATCGCGAGCGTCTCGGCCGTGCCCCTGTTCGAGCAGTTGTACCTCCAGGCCGGGATGGTGGCGGTGGTGCTGCTGGTCGGCATGTGGCTGATCTACCGGTTTACGGCCCGCAGCCCGCGCGCGGTCGAGTTCCTGATCGCGACCGACGGCGAGATGAAGAAGGTGAACTGGTCCACCCGGCGCGAGGTCATCGGCTCGACGTGGGTGGTGATCGTCGCCTGCGTCCTGATCGCCGGGTTCCTGTACGTGGTGGATCAGGCCTTCGCCGCGTTCTTCGACGCGGTCGGCGTGCTTGAGCGCTGA
- the rpmG gene encoding 50S ribosomal protein L33, whose translation MAKKKAVAREYVWLQCTECGDLNYRTSVNTKGGLPEKLKEGLRKYSPRLRKHTTHKIKRK comes from the coding sequence ATGGCCAAGAAGAAAGCGGTGGCACGCGAGTACGTCTGGCTGCAGTGCACCGAGTGCGGCGACCTGAACTACCGCACGAGCGTCAACACCAAGGGCGGCCTGCCCGAGAAGTTGAAGGAGGGCCTGCGCAAGTACAGCCCACGACTTCGCAAGCACACGACACACAAGATCAAGCGGAAGTAG
- the tuf gene encoding elongation factor Tu, whose amino-acid sequence MAKGTFERTKPHVNVGTIGHIDHGKSTLTAAMSARSAVKFGGQVKTYAEITKGGTVRDANKTVTIHSSHTEYETANRHYAHVDCPGHADFVKNMITGAAQMDGAILVVSAADGPMPQTREHVLLARQVGVPYIVVFLNKVDLVDDPELLELVEMEVRDLLNKYDFPGDKTPIIRGNAKAAVENPRDDTAGKCIDELFEAIDSYIPEPAREVDKPFLMSVEDVFSIKGRGTVATGRIERGVIKVGDACEIVGLQRENRNSVVTGVEMFNKTLDQGQAGDNVGVLLRGVEKNDIERGQVICKPGSIKPHTKFKGQVYVLTKEEGGRHTPFFPGYKPQFYFRTTDVTGGVLELQGEGGKKAEMCMPGDNVTMVIDLGDKPVAMEPGLRFAVREGGRTIGSGTVTEILE is encoded by the coding sequence ATGGCCAAGGGCACCTTCGAGCGCACCAAACCGCACGTCAACGTGGGCACGATCGGGCACATCGACCACGGGAAGTCGACGCTGACAGCCGCGATGTCGGCCCGCTCCGCCGTCAAGTTCGGCGGGCAGGTGAAGACCTACGCGGAAATCACCAAGGGCGGCACGGTCCGCGACGCGAACAAGACCGTCACAATCCATTCGTCGCACACGGAGTACGAGACGGCGAACCGCCACTACGCGCACGTGGACTGCCCCGGCCACGCCGACTTCGTGAAGAACATGATCACCGGCGCGGCCCAGATGGACGGGGCGATCCTCGTCGTCTCCGCCGCGGATGGTCCCATGCCGCAGACCCGCGAGCACGTGCTCCTCGCCCGTCAGGTCGGCGTGCCCTACATCGTGGTGTTCCTGAACAAGGTGGACCTCGTTGACGACCCCGAACTGCTGGAACTGGTCGAGATGGAGGTCCGCGACCTGCTGAACAAGTACGACTTCCCGGGCGACAAGACGCCGATTATCCGCGGCAACGCGAAGGCCGCAGTCGAGAACCCGCGTGACGACACGGCCGGGAAGTGCATCGACGAGCTCTTCGAGGCGATCGACAGCTACATCCCCGAGCCCGCCCGCGAGGTGGACAAGCCCTTCCTGATGTCGGTCGAGGACGTGTTCTCGATCAAGGGCCGCGGCACGGTGGCGACGGGGCGCATCGAGCGCGGCGTCATCAAGGTCGGCGACGCGTGCGAGATCGTCGGCTTGCAGCGCGAGAACCGCAACTCGGTCGTGACCGGCGTCGAAATGTTCAACAAGACGCTCGACCAGGGGCAGGCTGGCGACAACGTCGGCGTGCTGCTGCGCGGCGTTGAGAAGAACGATATCGAGCGCGGGCAGGTCATCTGCAAGCCCGGCTCGATCAAGCCGCACACCAAGTTCAAGGGCCAGGTCTACGTGCTGACGAAGGAGGAAGGCGGGCGTCACACGCCGTTCTTCCCGGGCTACAAGCCGCAGTTCTACTTCCGCACGACGGACGTTACGGGCGGGGTGCTCGAGCTGCAGGGCGAGGGCGGGAAGAAGGCCGAGATGTGCATGCCCGGCGACAACGTCACCATGGTCATCGACCTGGGCGACAAGCCCGTCGCCATGGAGCCGGGGCTGCGCTTCGCCGTCCGCGAGGGCGGCCGGACCATCGGCTCCGGCACCGTCACCGAGATCTTGGAGTGA
- a CDS encoding DUF1559 domain-containing protein yields the protein MERTGGSRVVQGRHRSRRGFSVVELIISLAIVAILVGLLLPLLGHTRSIAHEAVCANNLRQIGLGWHAYFQEHEQFPRHTDEPDWQYGGVRFLGGGELAVLDAERPINPYMAGEAHAESGRVARTFACPADVGIYLKGPRNAPKQSVLDDRTCFEAFGTSYRANTFLLDSTRAGIDDLARPLKVAEVTAQPSRLLLVADPIWYIASGAEGPKQGVLDASWHSEPSGGNMAAFDGSIRFVVFGPGPSDRYELMPRPELADGD from the coding sequence ATGGAACGCACAGGAGGTTCCCGAGTGGTGCAGGGTCGTCACCGTTCGCGGCGCGGGTTCTCCGTGGTCGAGCTGATCATCAGCCTCGCGATCGTCGCGATCCTGGTCGGCCTGCTGCTGCCGCTGCTCGGGCACACGCGCAGCATCGCGCACGAGGCGGTGTGCGCGAACAACCTGCGACAGATCGGGCTGGGGTGGCATGCCTACTTCCAGGAACACGAACAGTTTCCACGCCACACGGACGAGCCGGACTGGCAGTACGGCGGGGTGCGGTTTCTCGGCGGCGGGGAGCTGGCCGTGCTGGACGCGGAGAGGCCCATCAATCCCTACATGGCGGGAGAGGCGCACGCAGAGAGCGGGCGCGTGGCGAGAACGTTCGCCTGCCCGGCGGACGTGGGCATCTATCTGAAGGGGCCTCGCAACGCACCGAAGCAGTCGGTTCTGGACGATCGGACGTGCTTCGAGGCGTTCGGGACGTCGTACCGGGCGAACACGTTCCTGCTGGACTCGACGCGGGCGGGGATCGACGATCTGGCACGCCCGCTGAAGGTCGCGGAGGTGACCGCCCAGCCGAGCCGGTTGCTGCTCGTTGCGGACCCCATCTGGTACATCGCGTCCGGGGCCGAGGGTCCGAAGCAGGGTGTGCTGGATGCGTCGTGGCACTCGGAGCCGTCGGGGGGGAACATGGCGGCGTTCGACGGTTCGATCCGGTTCGTGGTCTTCGGGCCTGGGCCGAGCGACCGGTACGAGTTGATGCCGAGGCCTGAACTGGCGGACGGGGACTGA